TGCTTAAAGCTTCCCAGTTGAGAGTTTCTCCTGTACCACCTAGCAATTGCGGATGATAAGCATCTAAAAGCAAGCTATCTGTACAATTTGCATAAGCCGACTCCAAGGCTAAGGACGCCCAATTTTGCACTCGCAGAGCTTTGATAATTTCTACTTTCGGTAGCAATTCCTTTAATTGCTGACAAAATTCGGGTGTTTCTTGACCGTGAAGTTGTACGCCTGTCAAAGCAGAATCGACAACAATTGCCACAATTTCTGGTAAAGTAGCATCAGCAAAAACACCAATCCTTCCCACAGATGAAGGTAATTGCTTGACAATTGCCTTCATCTGTGTTGAAGTGACATAGCGTTTGGATTGATGCACGCAGATGAACCCAAGTGCGGTAGCACCAAAGTTAGCGATCGCAATTCCTTGTTCTGGCTTAGTGATGCCGCAAATCTTAACTCGCATTGTTGATTTTTTGTTGATATTTGTCAGTTTTGTAGCAAAACTTTGAATAACTGTTAACTCTTGAAACAAATTTAGGTTTTGTCCAGAGAGATTTTTATAATTATTTTTGTTTATAAAAGTTTATCAAGTCAGGAGCAAAAAAATGATTCCTTCAACAATCCTTGCTGCCGTTCAAACAACCGTACCTCCAACACCAACTTGGAATCTTTCCGTAGCCATCATTATGATTGCTTGCAACGTACTTGCTTTTGTCATTGGACGCTTCGCAATCCAGAATCCTGGTAAAGGTCCAGATTTACCTGCCTCAAAACCAGCAATTTTAGGTAACTTTGGCATTCCAGAACTGCTGGCAGTTGCTAGCTTCGGTCATATTTTAGGGACTGGGGTAATTTTAGGGTTAGCTAACGCAGGCGCTCTCTAATTAAATAGAGAAGTCCTTTCATTGTTTCATTTTCCTAGCACTTCCTCACAGTAAAATCAAACTCCTCATTACTACCTGAATCAGGGGGGTGAGGGGTTTGAGCATCTAGCAACAAACCGTAAGATATTAGATAATTCCTTAATGGTAGTGGTCAATCCCCATAGCGACGACTTTTGCTCGATCGAGACGTGGTTTTACTGCCACTCAGGAGCTTTAACAAAAGCAGCCTTATTACTGCTTTTGCGTTTTCTTCGCTTAGTTTTGCCACAACTCATGTATCCTCGGAAAAATAAGAATAGTTGCTCAAAGTTGAAACTTCTAGTCCATCAAATCAATTTTAAATCAGTACAAGCGACTTCTGATGATACTACGGTAGACTTAGAGATAAAGTCTGTTGTGGACAAACAAGCCCCACAATAGTTGTGGAAAGGCGACGAGGTTCCAGCCCAATCAGCACTTATTGTTTGACAGATGGAACACCAGTGATAACACTTACTCTGCTGCATCCTCTCCAAGCCATACCCATTCAAAGCTGGGTGTTTGAACCAGAATCAGTCATTCGGATTGGACGATCGACTGATAATGAAGTGGTTTTATATAGCGCGGTAGTTTCCCGTCACCATGTAGAAATTAGGCGTAACGATTTAGAATGGGAATTAGTCAATTTAGGCGCAAATGGAACCTACATTGATGGCAAAAGGATCGTTCGCACGACTGTGGTTGATGGAATGGTTGTACGTTTGGCTAGTTCTGGTCCGAAAATTCAGATTCGCCTAGAAGAGTCAGACACAAACAGCAAGATGCGCCTAAGTAAAACAAAGCGATCGTCATCTCGACAATTGGATGAAAGCTCAAAA
This Oscillatoria salina IIICB1 DNA region includes the following protein-coding sequences:
- a CDS encoding phosphoribosylanthranilate isomerase, whose product is MRVKICGITKPEQGIAIANFGATALGFICVHQSKRYVTSTQMKAIVKQLPSSVGRIGVFADATLPEIVAIVVDSALTGVQLHGQETPEFCQQLKELLPKVEIIKALRVQNWASLALESAYANCTDSLLLDAYHPQLLGGTGETLNWEALSNFRPTRPWLLAGGLTPDNILSALEKVKPDGIDLSSGVERSPGDKDLAKVAQLFAKLQQQKKLFC
- the psaK gene encoding photosystem I reaction center subunit PsaK, which gives rise to MIPSTILAAVQTTVPPTPTWNLSVAIIMIACNVLAFVIGRFAIQNPGKGPDLPASKPAILGNFGIPELLAVASFGHILGTGVILGLANAGAL
- a CDS encoding FHA domain-containing protein — translated: MITLTLLHPLQAIPIQSWVFEPESVIRIGRSTDNEVVLYSAVVSRHHVEIRRNDLEWELVNLGANGTYIDGKRIVRTTVVDGMVVRLASSGPKIQIRLEESDTNSKMRLSKTKRSSSRQLDESSKDTFIT